A genomic window from Elaeis guineensis isolate ETL-2024a chromosome 3, EG11, whole genome shotgun sequence includes:
- the LOC105041029 gene encoding uncharacterized protein, with translation MGRSHLASFLLSLLAAARCFSLVKARGEWVSAVGDPGMRRDGLRVALEAWNFCNEVGMEAPDMGSPRVADCFDLNESGDVVHEVTELDNKLGVGDPFPGGQPASTSDVDLYAVEKELYLGEKCEVDDQPRPWQFWMIMLKNGNLDTTAALCPENGRPVGPFPRQPSRFPCFGDGCMNQPLVFHNYTALDGNTLRGRLFGSYELDADLAESSNNISYYSVTWVKEVGKGGWAFHHVLKTSKKYPWLMLYLRSDATTGFSGGYHYPTRGMTKIIPESPNFKVRITLDIKKGGGPKSQFYLMDMGSCWKNNGDPCDGDVTTDVTRYSEMILNPETEAWCKPKAIHECPPYHTFPNGTRVHRTDTANFPYAAYHVYCSPGNAKHAEQPTTYCDPYSNPQPQEILQILPHPVWGPYGYPTRKGEGWVGDPRTWELDVGRMSRSLYFYQDPGTTPARRQWPSLDVGTEIYISNDEVAEWTLSNFDIIIPKAGKLVSSSM, from the exons ATGGGGAGATCGCACTTGGCCTCTTTTCTTCTATCGCTGTTGGCCGCTGCCCGCTGTTTTTCTCTTGTGAAAGCCAGAGGAGAATGGGTATCAGCAGTGGGAGATCCGGGGATGAGAAGAGATGGACTGAGGGTAGCTTTGGAGGCCTGGAATTTCTGCAACGAGGTTGGAATGGAAGCCCCAGACATGGGCAGCCCCCGAGTCGCCGATTGCTTCGACCTGA ATGAAAGTGGTGATGTAGTCCACGAGGTAACTGAACTGGATAACAAGCTCGGTGTCGGCGATCCATTCCCCGGAGGGCAGCCAGCGAGTACTTCAGACGTCGATCTCTATGCCGTCGAGAAGGAGCTCTACTTGGGGGAGAAATGCGAGGTGGATGACCAGCCAAGGCCATGGCAATTCTGGATGATCATGCTCAAGAATGGCAATCTAGACACGACCGCCGCGCTGTGCCCAGAGAACGGCAGGCCGGTCGGGCCTTTTCCGAGGCAGCCGAGCAGGTTCCCCTGCTTTGGGGATGGGTGCATGAACCAGCCGTTGGTGTTCCACAACTACACGGCCTTGGATGGGAATACTCTGAGGGGAAGGCTGTTTGGGTCGTACGAGCTTGATGCCGATCTTGCTGAATCTAGTAATAACATCTCCTACTACTCGGTGACGTGGGTGAAGGAGGTGGGAAAGGGTGGATGGGCCTTCCACCATGTGCTCAAGACCTCCAAGAAGTACCCCTGGCTCATGCTTTACTTGAGATCCGATGCTACCACGGGGTTCTCTGGGGGTTACCACTATCCAACCAGAGGAATGACCAAAATA ATACCGGAGTCTCCAAACTTCAAGGTGAGGATCACACTGGACATCAAGAAGGGTGGGGGTCCAAAGAGCCAGTTCTACTTGATGGACATGGGCAGCTGTTGGAAGAACAATGGCGACCCCTGCGACGGCGACGTGACGACGGATGTCACCCGGTACAGCGAGATGATCCTGAACCCAGAGACAGAAGCATGGTGCAAGCCTAAGGCCATCCACGAGTGCCCCCCTTACCACACCTTTCCAAACGGCACCCGAGTGCACCGGACCGACACCGCCAACTTCCCCTACGCCGCCTACCACGTGTACTGCTCGCCGGGGAATGCGAAGCACGCCGAGCAGCCCACCACCTACTGCGATCCCTACAGCAACCCCCAGCCTCAGGAGATCCTCCAGATACTGCCCCACCCGGTGTGGGGGCCCTACGGCTATCCCACCAGGAAGGGGGAGGGATGGGTGGGGGATCCCAGGACCTGGGAGCTCGACGTGGGGAGGATGTCTCGCTCGCTATACTTCTACCAG GATCCAGGCACGACTCCGGCCAGGAGACAGTGGCCATCGCTTGATGTTGGCACGGAAATCTATATTAGCAATGATGAAGTGGCTGAGTGGACGCTAAGCAACTTCGACATCATAATTCCAAAGGCTGGCAAATTAGTTTCCTCTTCGATGTAA